A single window of Gossypium hirsutum isolate 1008001.06 chromosome A10, Gossypium_hirsutum_v2.1, whole genome shotgun sequence DNA harbors:
- the LOC107943190 gene encoding prostatic spermine-binding protein-like, translated as MRQVYNHTGGHGVTTRSAGGWVSHHGRAAIVSGKEDLCTTLLGKVPNKFDGGWISVNLMAKIDVVREGAIDSVSDSGNTQIELGDTAVWVSTINSTGIARVEGAAQDGHAREDDRDKGEDEDEYEDKQEEQNQDQDEHNDDNGDENEQEDGGESDDDKDNDNDKVFKPASPIVHKNPPRERHPLSCGTHSSLRHN; from the exons ATGCGGCAAGTGTACAATCATACTGGAGGACATGGTGTTACAACTCGGTCTGCTGGTGGATGGGTTAGTCATCACGGGAGAGCAGCGATCGTTTCTGGTAAAGAGGATCTCTGCACGACATTATTAGGGAAAGTCCCGAACAAGTTTGATGGTGGCTGGATATCGGTGAATTTGatggcaaaaat AGATGTGGTACGTGAAGGTGCCATTGACAGTGTAAGCGATAGTGGAAATACACAAATTGAATTGGGAGATACGGCAGTTTGGGTATCGACAATAAATTCCACCGGCATTGCGAGAGTTGAAGGAGCTGCACAAGATGGACATGCGAGG GAAGACGATAGAGACAAAGGCGAAGACGAAGATGAATATGAAGACAAACAAGAAGAACAAAACCAAGACCAAGACGAACACAATGATGATAATGGAGACGAAAATGAGCAAGAGGATGGAGGTGAAAGTGATGATGATAAGGACAACGACAACGATAAAGTTTTTAAGCCCGCATCTCCGATTGTGCACAAAAATCCTCCTCGCGAGCGTCATCCACTGTCTTGTGGTACACATTCTTCCCTACGGCACAATTGA
- the LOC107943191 gene encoding uncharacterized protein, translated as MSNLTKLKFVALDITGNNYLSWVLDVEIHLDAKGLGETIKEGNKESTQDKAKAMIFLRHHLHEGLKTEYLTVKDPQILWANLKERYDHQKTVILPKARYEWLNLRLQDFKSVSDYNSAMFRITSQLNLCGEKIVDAEMLEKTYSTFHANNVVLQTQYREKGFHKYYELISCLLVAEQNNELLMKNHELCPTGSAPFPEAM; from the coding sequence ATGTCAAATCTTACAAAACTCAAATTTGTGGCTCTGGACATCACTGGAAATAACTATTTATCATGGGTACTAGATGTTGAAATTCACTTAGATGCAAAGGGTCTTGGTGAGACTATTAAGGAGGGAAATAAAGAAAGTACACAAGATAAGGCCAAGGCCATGATTTTCCTTCGCCATCACCTTCATGAAGGTCTAAAGACCGAATATTTGACTGTTAAGGACCCTCAAATTCTTTGGGCCAATCTAAAGGAAAGATATGACCACCAGAAAACTGTGATTTTGCCTAAAGCTCGTTATGAGTGGCTGAATTTAAGATTGCAAGACTTTAAGTCTGTTAGTGATTATAACTCGGCCATGTTCAGAATCACTTCACAATTGAATTTATGTGGAGAGAAGATTGTTGATGCAGAAATGTTAGAAAAAACATACTCAACTTTCCATGCAAATAATGTTGTCCTGCAGACACAATATCGTGAAAAAGGCTTCCATAAATACTATGAATTAATTTCTTGTCTCCTAGTGGCGGAGCAAAACAATGAGCTGCTAATGAAAAACCATGAATTATGCCCAACTGGCTCTGCTCCATTTCCTGAAGCAATGTGA
- the LOC107944444 gene encoding cytochrome P450 CYP749A22, with amino-acid sequence MTPAVIASVETMLDKWQEKEGEEIEAFQGFRLLTSEVISRTAFGSSYLEGEKIFYMLQKLADIVSRNTNKSRIPILSKFWKTDDDIESEKLAREIQDLVIEIVKKRENKVASGGAESFGCDFLGLLVKAFNNPDEKNKISMEDLVDECKTFYFAGQETVNASLAWAVLVLAIHRDWQDKARREVMEIFGSQYPHFEGLAKLKIMSMIINETLRLYTPLNGLLRRATRQVQVGKLVLPAKVEVLIPNMALHHDPQLWGDDAHVFKPERFEEGIAKATRYNAAAFIPFGMGPRACVGMTFAINETKTALSMILQRYTISLSPAYVHSPTPRITVQPQHGIQVVLNSLSNDA; translated from the exons ATGACTCCAGCAGTAATTGCCAGCGTTGAAACAATGCTAGACAAGTGGCAAGAGAAAGAAGGAGAAGAGATCGAAGCGTTCCAAGGATTTAGATTGTTGACTTCAGAAGTCATATCAAGAACAGCTTTTGGTAGCAGTTACTTGGAAGGAGAGAAGATCTTTTACATGTTGCAGAAGCTCGCAGATATTGTGAGCCGCAATACAAACAAGTCTAGGATTCCAATCCTCAG CAAGTTTTGGAAAACTGACGATGACATAGAGTCAGAAAAACTTGCTAGAGAAATACAAGATTTGGTGATAGAGATtgtgaagaaaagagaaaacaaagttGCGAGTGGAGGAGCAGAGAGCTTCGGCTgtgattttctgggattattaGTAAAAGCGTTTAATAATCCAGATGAAAAAAACAAGATTTCAATGGAAGATTTGGTTGATGAGTGcaaaacattttattttgccGGACAAGAAACTGTTAATGCCTCGCTTGCTTGGGCAGTGCTGGTTTTAGCTATCCATAGAGATTGGCAAGACAAAGCAAGAAGAGAGGTGATGGAGATATTCGGTAGCCAATATCCACACTTCGAAGGCCTTGCCAAACTCAAAATC ATGAGCATGATCATTAATGAAACTCTACGATTGTATACTCCCTTAAACGGGTTGTTAAGAAGAGCTACAAGACAAGTTCAAGTGGGAAAGCTAGTTTTGCCTGCTAAAGTAGAAGTTTTGATCCCAAACATGGCACTTCACCATGACCCTCAGTTATGGGGAGACGATGCCCATGTTTTCAAACCGGAGAGGTTCGAGGAAGGGATCGCAAAAGCTACCAGGTACAATGCTGCTGCATTTATTCCTTTCGGAATGGGACCTCGAGCTTGTGTCGGGATGACCTTTGCAATCAATGAAACAAAGACTGCTCTTTCCATGATTCTACAAAGATACACCATTTCTCTCTCCCCTGCCTATGTTCACTCACCCACACCTCGTATCACAGTTCAACCACAACATGGGATTCAAGTTGTACTGAACTCACTGTCTAATGATGCTTAA